The Elusimicrobiaceae bacterium genome segment ATGGAGCGTACCCCTCTTACATGGACATTTAAACCGGAAATGGTGAAATATCTCATCACCAACGGTGCAGATGTTAATTTACGTAATGGCAACGGGCAGATACCGTTGTTTGTGGCTGATAAACCTGAAGTAGTTCAAATGTTATTAGAAGCCGGAGCTAATCCGCATAAAAAAATAAATGGGAAAACTACTCGCGAGTTTATACAAAAGCAAAACGATAGCGAAAAATTTGGATATAAAAAAGAAGGGAAGGCAAAAATGAAAGAGGTTATTAAATTACTCAAAGAAGCCGAAAAAAATATACCCAACATATCTGTAACCCAAGACGAGCTTTCCCTTATCCAAGCCGCTAAAAATGGCGACGTGCAAACCATACAAAACTTACTTAACAAAGGGGTAGATTTATTTGCACAGGATGATAATGGCAATGACGTTATAAAAGTGGCCATAGCAAACAACCAGATGGGTGTTATCAATATGCTTTTAGACAATGGATTGATACATCCACAGCGGATTTTGAATATAGCCGTCACCAATAAGAATATAGCATTACTCAAACAAATGCAAAATAGAGGTGCCTCTTTGGATGCTCAATACGGCTATACATATTGGCCGCCTCTGTTAAATGCCGCTATAAAATGTGACCTTGATAAAATGAAATTCTTGTTAGATGCAGGTGCTAATGTCAACGTCAGATTACATACTGGTATAAATGAAGGTGCTTTGTATTTTGCTAACCGTTTTAACTGCAAGAAAGATGTCATTTCCTTTTTGGAAGGGAAAGGTTTGACGCTTAGCGAAGAAGAAAAGAAAACCCTGGAAGGTAAGAAATCCACCTTCTGGAAAGATTTAGGCGAAGTGTTACAGGAAACGTTCCTTGACGGTATTAAGCAAGTAGGTTTAGGTGTAGCACAATATGCTTTAACTAAAGACGGGAGTATTCCTGCTACTACTATGGCTCAAGCGTTAAATGGTATATCCACAACCTCGTCCGGCAATGGTACTTGTGGGGATAGTAAACACCAATTTACAGGGGCTACTTGCGACAAGTGCGTGAATAACAAACCCCGTACAAACGCTGCCTGTGCTGCTTGCTGTGCCACGTTAGGCAAACCGATAGCCGATAACCGATACTGGCCCAACGGTCGTG includes the following:
- a CDS encoding ankyrin repeat domain-containing protein, translated to MHKIIVPVFALALCVGTAFAEVRTGTPAQTKPNTPTMGHRPIATWRTAQSSNEQALFAAIEIGNVAKVKELLNKGVNPNVTDKDGNTPLTLAIVKGQYADIVPTLRQAGAKLNPESPMAQLIFATAPKVEGEKGLDVMRFGLSEGINPITAIDNKGQTALNNAAFYNNQSAVELLLKNGVDINTRSGMMERTPLTWTFKPEMVKYLITNGADVNLRNGNGQIPLFVADKPEVVQMLLEAGANPHKKINGKTTREFIQKQNDSEKFGYKKEGKAKMKEVIKLLKEAEKNIPNISVTQDELSLIQAAKNGDVQTIQNLLNKGVDLFAQDDNGNDVIKVAIANNQMGVINMLLDNGLIHPQRILNIAVTNKNIALLKQMQNRGASLDAQYGYTYWPPLLNAAIKCDLDKMKFLLDAGANVNVRLHTGINEGALYFANRFNCKKDVISFLEGKGLTLSEEEKKTLEGKKSTFWKDLGEVLQETFLDGIKQVGLGVAQYALTKDGSIPATTMAQALNGISTTSSGNGTCGDSKHQFTGATCDKCVNNKPRTNAACAACCATLGKPIADNRYWPNGRAPKDGFTRPGCYCVFTDGSANIF